One Candidatus Aegiribacteria sp. genomic window carries:
- a CDS encoding insulinase family protein, whose translation MKSGILLLILAAVFATAADFEVRHLNNGLTVIVSPDDISPVVTICIAVKTGATCETPETNGLAHFYEHMFFKGNSALPDQTAYRQRMGELGIINNGATSTERVWYHITLGSDNLKEGLQFMFDAITSPLFDMVEMERERDVIMNEYERKTSHPLWLLWLAQEQLIFADAPWRQSAIGVPEVILAAAPPAMEYFQEMYYTPDNSALIISGDVDCEEAFMFAEQLFSPWEYGGRSNYDMLPRLVSIKKDTTVYVDSPSGAGFVSVIFEGPSISTDQGESYPADVWGSYLGLMSREYYTDLVTNGPFISISGSYYTQRFSPVISFSGMVHPDRAEEALNLLLEEIEQLQSPDYYDAEGLILAKEELDRHRIMAEETSQDVAIESLPFWWVVAGNLEYYSTYSDSINAVEPEDINSFLETWIKGKPHAAFIMMPLDIEESQQ comes from the coding sequence ATGAAAAGTGGAATCCTGCTGCTGATCCTTGCTGCCGTATTCGCAACAGCAGCCGACTTCGAAGTAAGGCATCTGAATAATGGTCTGACCGTAATAGTTTCTCCTGACGATATATCACCCGTAGTAACAATCTGCATTGCAGTGAAAACCGGTGCGACATGCGAAACTCCTGAAACAAACGGACTTGCGCATTTCTACGAGCATATGTTCTTCAAGGGAAATTCCGCTCTCCCCGATCAGACCGCATACAGGCAGAGAATGGGAGAACTGGGGATTATCAACAATGGCGCAACTTCTACTGAGAGGGTCTGGTATCACATTACGCTTGGCAGCGATAATCTTAAAGAGGGTTTGCAGTTTATGTTCGATGCCATCACTTCCCCGCTCTTTGATATGGTTGAGATGGAGCGCGAGCGTGATGTGATAATGAACGAATACGAGCGGAAAACGAGTCATCCCCTCTGGCTTTTATGGCTGGCCCAGGAGCAGCTCATCTTCGCCGACGCTCCATGGAGACAGAGTGCGATAGGTGTACCTGAAGTTATACTGGCAGCCGCACCTCCGGCCATGGAATACTTTCAGGAGATGTACTACACTCCTGATAATTCCGCTCTCATCATTTCCGGAGATGTGGACTGCGAAGAGGCTTTCATGTTTGCAGAGCAGCTGTTTTCTCCGTGGGAATACGGAGGTCGAAGTAATTACGACATGCTGCCGAGGCTTGTCAGTATAAAAAAAGATACAACAGTATATGTGGACAGCCCCTCAGGAGCAGGATTCGTTTCTGTCATCTTTGAGGGACCATCAATATCGACTGACCAAGGAGAAAGTTATCCGGCAGATGTATGGGGATCATATCTGGGTCTGATGAGCAGAGAGTACTATACGGATCTCGTTACAAATGGTCCTTTCATCAGTATTTCCGGTTCTTATTATACACAGCGCTTCTCGCCTGTAATCTCCTTCAGCGGTATGGTTCATCCAGATCGAGCTGAGGAAGCGCTGAACCTTCTGCTTGAAGAAATCGAACAGCTGCAGTCACCTGATTACTACGATGCTGAGGGTTTGATTCTGGCAAAGGAAGAACTTGACCGTCACCGGATAATGGCGGAGGAAACCTCCCAGGATGTAGCCATAGAGTCGTTGCCGTTCTGGTGGGTTGTAGCGGGGAATCTGGAGTATTACTCGACTTATTCTGACAGCATCAACGCGGTTGAGCCGGAAGATATTAATTCTTTCCTTGAAACCTGGATAAAGGGGAAACCGCACGCTGCATTTATCATGATGCCCCTTGATATAGAGGAGAGTCAGCAATGA
- a CDS encoding ABC transporter ATP-binding protein/permease, whose amino-acid sequence MNSKSDKKGLDKSSLKHLLRRIINHRKAIGLGLITLIFVDALQLVVPQIFKRVIDSLASGMATSGQILTLGLAVLGIYILMGVFRFLWRYLVIGASHRIDRNIRQELYDHLQTLSPQYYDQTKVGDIMAHATNDISAVRMATGIATIASFDAIFLSLSSVTIMVIMNWKLTLLTMIPLPLIALMMLKFGKLIHKRFESVQEAFSTLTEKAQESLSGVRVIKAYGDEESENKFFSGKAEECVSQNVKLARIWGMFQPMIGALAMASMAILLGAGGAMVIRGTISLGEFVAFSSYLMMLIWPMIAIGWVVNILQRGAASMGRLQKIFTTLPDILDGENSITPEPAISVEHLSFTYPGTDVEVLKDISFNLSVGSTLGVVGRTGSGKTTLVELLMRLYDPPEGTVFVGGVDVRNMKLSKIRGMFGYVPQETFLFAMSIAENISFGADGIPPERISELARIVDISSEIEDFSDGYDTMVGERGVTLSGGQKQRVAIARALAVTPEILVLDDSLSSVDTETEAAILSRLKHEIRNLTSILIAHRISTIQNAGHIIVIDNGRVVEQGTHAELLEHEGFYTELYRMQQLEEEAIKDDIAGIERGED is encoded by the coding sequence TTGAATTCAAAATCAGATAAGAAAGGTCTGGATAAATCCAGTCTGAAGCATCTTCTGCGTAGAATAATAAATCACAGGAAAGCTATAGGGCTTGGGCTGATCACCCTTATTTTCGTTGATGCGCTGCAGCTCGTTGTCCCCCAGATCTTCAAGAGAGTGATCGATTCGCTTGCAAGCGGAATGGCGACTTCCGGACAGATCCTGACACTGGGACTTGCCGTTCTCGGGATCTACATCCTCATGGGAGTTTTCAGGTTTCTCTGGAGATACCTCGTTATCGGAGCCAGTCACAGGATAGACAGGAATATCAGGCAGGAACTCTACGACCATCTTCAGACACTGTCACCCCAGTATTATGATCAGACCAAGGTCGGGGATATCATGGCGCATGCAACTAATGATATCAGTGCTGTCCGTATGGCTACCGGTATCGCTACGATAGCTTCATTTGACGCTATTTTTCTTTCTTTATCCAGTGTTACGATCATGGTCATTATGAACTGGAAACTGACGCTTCTGACCATGATCCCACTGCCGCTGATCGCTCTCATGATGCTGAAATTCGGCAAGCTTATTCATAAGCGTTTTGAATCTGTTCAAGAGGCATTCTCCACACTTACGGAAAAGGCTCAGGAATCACTCTCAGGGGTGCGTGTAATCAAGGCATATGGCGATGAGGAATCCGAAAACAAATTCTTTTCCGGGAAAGCTGAAGAATGCGTTTCGCAGAATGTTAAACTCGCAAGGATATGGGGGATGTTCCAGCCGATGATAGGAGCCCTGGCCATGGCCAGCATGGCGATTCTCCTGGGTGCCGGTGGTGCAATGGTCATCAGGGGAACGATATCTCTTGGAGAATTCGTTGCGTTCTCAAGCTATCTTATGATGCTTATCTGGCCTATGATCGCAATTGGATGGGTGGTTAATATTCTTCAAAGAGGAGCTGCGAGCATGGGGCGTCTGCAAAAGATATTCACCACATTACCGGATATTCTTGACGGAGAGAACAGCATTACTCCCGAGCCTGCCATTTCTGTTGAACACCTCTCATTCACATATCCCGGAACTGACGTAGAAGTACTCAAAGATATTTCGTTCAACCTGTCCGTAGGAAGTACTCTTGGTGTTGTTGGACGAACCGGCTCCGGCAAGACTACCCTTGTGGAGCTGCTGATGAGATTGTATGACCCGCCTGAGGGAACTGTCTTCGTCGGCGGCGTTGATGTAAGGAACATGAAACTTTCGAAGATTCGAGGCATGTTCGGATACGTTCCCCAGGAAACCTTCCTTTTTGCGATGTCCATTGCTGAAAATATCTCATTCGGGGCAGATGGAATTCCTCCGGAAAGAATCAGTGAACTTGCCCGCATTGTGGATATCTCGTCTGAGATCGAAGATTTTTCAGATGGATATGATACGATGGTTGGTGAACGCGGGGTTACATTGTCCGGAGGGCAGAAACAGCGTGTTGCCATTGCTCGTGCCCTTGCAGTCACACCGGAAATACTTGTGCTGGATGATTCGCTCTCCAGCGTTGATACAGAAACCGAAGCGGCGATTCTCTCCCGTCTTAAACATGAAATCAGAAATCTTACTTCCATACTTATAGCGCACAGGATAAGTACGATTCAGAACGCAGGCCACATCATTGTAATCGATAATGGCAGGGTTGTTGAGCAGGGAACTCATGCGGAACTTCTTGAGCACGAGGGTTTCTACACAGAACTTTACAGGATGCAGCAGCTTGAGGAAGAGGCGATAAAGGATGATATCGCAGGCATCGAAAGGGGTGAGGACTGA
- a CDS encoding transposase has product MDWKNAVHHVIARGIEKGSIFKDDRDRKRFVSRLEKCVDQTGISVYAWALMPNHVHFLLRTGDIPVAKFMQKLLTGHAIYFNHKYDRAGHLFQNRYRSILVQADRYLLKLIRYIHLNPLKAGIVTSLEELGRYPWTGHIGILFKGFYPWQASEEVLDLISDHRNEKTTQYIKFIKEDESVPVVSDSELNEGSYLLGSKGLLSREEAREQKRSNHTQHRILGDIDFARQIYARIKDQQGSFLRKREREHEIIDKLLEFMNEYWGVTHTTLTSKGRSRASSRAREFMSYALVNQLGMSLVDTGKILNLSAQGVLSAARRFKLTDELKSAIQRITET; this is encoded by the coding sequence TTGGATTGGAAGAATGCAGTACACCATGTCATAGCGCGTGGTATTGAAAAGGGGTCTATCTTTAAGGACGACAGGGACAGGAAACGGTTCGTCTCTCGTCTTGAAAAGTGCGTAGATCAGACAGGGATTTCAGTATATGCCTGGGCATTGATGCCAAATCATGTTCACTTTCTTCTCCGTACAGGCGATATACCGGTAGCAAAATTCATGCAGAAACTGCTGACAGGGCATGCAATTTATTTCAATCATAAGTATGACAGAGCAGGTCATCTGTTTCAGAACAGGTACAGATCAATACTTGTTCAAGCTGATCGGTACTTGTTAAAACTTATACGCTACATTCATCTCAACCCTCTTAAGGCTGGGATTGTGACGAGTCTTGAAGAGTTAGGGAGATATCCATGGACTGGTCATATAGGAATCCTTTTTAAAGGATTTTACCCTTGGCAGGCATCAGAAGAAGTTCTTGATTTGATATCAGATCACAGAAACGAAAAGACAACTCAGTATATTAAGTTCATTAAGGAAGATGAAAGTGTTCCAGTCGTATCCGACAGTGAATTGAATGAAGGTTCATATCTTCTTGGTTCTAAAGGATTACTTTCGCGTGAGGAAGCAAGAGAACAGAAAAGAAGTAATCACACTCAACATAGAATACTTGGAGACATTGATTTCGCCAGGCAGATCTACGCCAGGATCAAAGACCAACAGGGCTCATTTCTAAGGAAACGTGAACGCGAACATGAGATAATTGACAAACTTCTGGAATTCATGAATGAATATTGGGGTGTAACTCATACAACACTAACTTCAAAAGGTAGAAGTAGAGCTTCATCAAGAGCGAGGGAATTCATGAGTTACGCACTTGTGAATCAATTGGGGATGAGTCTTGTCGATACAGGTAAAATACTGAATTTGAGTGCTCAAGGAGTTTTATCTGCTGCACGACGATTCAAATTAACAGATGAATTGAAGTCCGCAATTCAAAGAATAACAGAAACATAA
- a CDS encoding amidohydrolase family protein: protein MDNGFLSLEAFSIEMDKGNITSIARESCDGKWKHCIAVPGLIQSHIHLCQTLFRGMAEGRSLLPWLFDRIWPLEAAHSEKTLAVSVIQSLRELFASGCTGLLDMGILRYSEITVDILRNSGVRALAGNALMDIGPEYITENLSWLKEETNRVKSACGDLVGYIYAPRFALSCSHDIWNWLSDLPAGVKRTTHAAETSDEMNHTSIMKAGGNIHYLQNRGFIGPDTILAHCVHLLEGEQEILSKSNTTVAHCPWANLKLGSGIADISDLVKSHIRVTLGSDGAACNNRLDVAGDARLAMGLASVSGSPSSLPSDFWFRSITSSAANALGWDNVGTLTPGYAADLVLIEPSAEEWEELTLAEDPVRYLLELDWPSRVRLTIVDGRIVYQDGFFPTLPELPMGIGKARREVHQKAFQISGISASL from the coding sequence ATGGATAACGGATTTCTCAGCCTGGAAGCTTTCTCAATTGAGATGGATAAAGGCAATATCACTTCCATAGCAAGAGAATCATGCGATGGTAAATGGAAACACTGTATCGCAGTACCGGGCCTTATTCAGTCACATATTCATCTGTGTCAAACCCTTTTCCGAGGTATGGCAGAGGGACGATCACTTCTTCCATGGCTTTTCGACAGAATATGGCCTCTTGAGGCCGCCCATTCAGAGAAAACACTTGCGGTTTCAGTTATACAGTCACTCAGGGAGCTTTTTGCTTCAGGATGTACCGGGCTTCTTGATATGGGTATTCTCAGATACTCGGAAATAACAGTTGACATTCTCAGGAATTCAGGAGTCAGGGCTCTTGCGGGAAATGCTCTTATGGATATCGGACCGGAGTATATCACTGAAAACCTTTCATGGCTGAAGGAAGAAACCAACCGAGTGAAGAGTGCCTGTGGTGATCTTGTCGGCTACATTTATGCGCCAAGATTCGCACTCTCCTGCTCTCATGATATCTGGAACTGGCTTTCGGATCTTCCTGCAGGAGTCAAAAGAACTACTCATGCTGCAGAAACATCAGATGAGATGAATCACACTTCGATTATGAAAGCTGGAGGTAATATCCATTACCTGCAAAACCGTGGTTTCATTGGACCTGATACGATTCTTGCACACTGCGTTCATCTACTGGAGGGAGAACAGGAAATACTCAGTAAATCGAATACTACTGTAGCGCACTGTCCGTGGGCAAATCTAAAACTGGGCAGCGGTATCGCAGATATTTCAGATCTTGTGAAATCGCATATACGTGTCACACTGGGCAGTGATGGAGCTGCATGCAACAACCGTCTTGACGTGGCAGGTGATGCCCGGCTTGCAATGGGTCTCGCATCGGTAAGCGGCTCTCCGTCATCTCTCCCTTCAGATTTCTGGTTCCGATCCATCACCTCTTCAGCCGCAAATGCCCTGGGATGGGATAACGTTGGAACACTGACACCCGGATACGCTGCTGATCTGGTTCTGATAGAACCTTCTGCTGAAGAATGGGAGGAACTTACACTCGCGGAGGACCCTGTCCGTTATCTTCTGGAATTGGATTGGCCATCAAGAGTAAGGCTGACAATTGTCGACGGCAGGATTGTCTATCAGGACGGTTTCTTTCCAACACTGCCCGAACTCCCGATGGGAATCGGCAAGGCAAGGCGGGAAGTGCACCAAAAAGCCTTTCAAATATCAGGGATATCAGCATCACTGTGA
- the priA gene encoding primosomal protein N', which produces MSDEKQGRLIEIALNRPLWNTYTYCLPEEMDNENPIGCRVIVPLGKSRVIGYIWGITHSAADIRIKNVLARLDTSPLLPPNILELVHWAAEYYQAPPGMMIAAAHPPGISGKAEKTVMLLDKLDPSNPLSELLPLGSAIPARILKDNLNRQFPLEKHLAQMETDGIIRIFWKPVSEPEPVRERMIEPFSDSPNLTRKAEAIRKRAPKQAEILFYLATSETAVPRRQLLLATGANHSSVRALINKKLIREFYRRKYREPFTNIDIEDEKKIPTLSEQQNAALESICGNMNEGSVFLLHGVTGSGKTEVYLRAISEVIKKGRNALVLVPEISLTPLTVSRFSRRFPGLVTVLHSGMTPGERLDSWNLAKQGKRKIVIGPRSAIFAPLPDTGIIVVDEEHDSSYKQNELPRYNGRDIAVVRSMRENIPVILGSASPSMESYGNSVKGKYRLLELKERIDGLPMPETILVNAGRMKHPLLSKELLIGIGKRTVKGEQCIVLINRRGFSPTQMCKNCGHREECPNCGVTLTYHRKGQVLRCHYCGHWKAALRKCPKCGFDEFSHMGPGIQKVEEALGKLLPQTKVIRMDADTTRGKNAHWNILGSFAKGSGDVLLGTQMVAKGHDFPGVTLVGIIAADMGLAFPDFRAAERTFQLILQVAGRAGRGSIPGEVVLQTIDIENTTIRTAARHDYKKFWKDESKVRKAFGYPPFGNLIRFVWSGLDNEKVRKAAHSSVKGIQTPAVNISSPQEAAFPRINRRWRWSALARSSSRKSLAELSRRIRKQFEKIPHPGVRLEVDVDPHNLL; this is translated from the coding sequence GTGAGCGATGAAAAACAGGGAAGGCTTATCGAGATAGCCCTCAACCGACCTTTATGGAACACTTACACCTATTGCCTGCCTGAGGAAATGGATAATGAAAATCCCATTGGCTGCAGGGTTATCGTACCTCTTGGTAAAAGCAGGGTAATCGGATACATCTGGGGAATCACCCATAGCGCAGCGGATATCAGAATAAAGAACGTCCTCGCAAGGCTGGATACATCTCCCCTCCTCCCTCCGAATATTCTTGAACTTGTCCATTGGGCAGCCGAATATTATCAAGCCCCTCCTGGAATGATGATAGCCGCGGCGCATCCTCCGGGAATCTCAGGCAAAGCGGAGAAAACCGTCATGCTTCTTGACAAACTTGATCCATCTAACCCGCTCAGTGAATTGCTTCCTTTGGGTAGTGCGATTCCTGCCAGAATACTGAAAGACAATCTGAACAGACAATTCCCCCTTGAAAAGCATCTGGCTCAAATGGAAACGGACGGAATAATCCGGATATTTTGGAAACCGGTGTCAGAACCGGAACCAGTTCGGGAAAGAATGATAGAACCCTTCAGCGATAGTCCGAACCTGACCAGGAAAGCTGAAGCAATCAGGAAACGTGCTCCGAAACAGGCTGAAATTCTTTTTTATCTGGCCACTTCTGAAACCGCTGTTCCCCGCAGACAACTGCTTCTGGCAACTGGAGCCAACCATTCATCTGTCAGAGCCCTCATAAATAAGAAGCTCATCAGAGAATTTTATAGAAGAAAGTACAGAGAACCTTTTACTAATATCGATATTGAGGACGAAAAGAAGATTCCAACTCTCTCGGAACAGCAGAATGCTGCGCTGGAGAGCATTTGCGGGAACATGAACGAGGGTTCTGTTTTTCTTCTCCATGGTGTTACGGGAAGTGGAAAGACAGAAGTGTACCTGAGAGCGATCTCCGAAGTAATCAAAAAGGGCCGCAATGCTCTTGTCCTTGTTCCTGAAATCTCGCTCACACCTCTTACCGTTTCACGATTCAGCAGAAGGTTTCCAGGATTGGTAACTGTACTTCATAGCGGAATGACTCCCGGAGAGAGGCTGGACAGCTGGAATCTTGCCAAACAGGGCAAAAGAAAGATCGTGATAGGACCTCGAAGCGCAATTTTCGCTCCGCTTCCAGATACCGGAATAATCGTTGTTGATGAAGAGCATGACAGCAGTTACAAGCAGAACGAACTGCCAAGATACAACGGTCGTGATATTGCGGTTGTCAGAAGTATGAGAGAAAATATCCCAGTAATTCTTGGGTCGGCAAGCCCCTCAATGGAATCCTACGGAAACTCTGTCAAAGGCAAATACAGGCTTCTGGAGCTAAAGGAAAGGATAGACGGTCTCCCAATGCCGGAAACCATCCTGGTTAACGCCGGAAGGATGAAACATCCTCTTCTTTCAAAGGAACTCCTAATCGGAATTGGCAAAAGAACTGTAAAGGGAGAGCAATGCATCGTTCTCATAAACAGAAGAGGTTTCTCTCCCACACAGATGTGCAAAAACTGCGGTCACCGTGAGGAGTGTCCCAACTGCGGTGTAACTCTTACTTACCATAGAAAGGGACAGGTTCTCAGATGTCACTACTGCGGACACTGGAAGGCAGCCTTAAGGAAATGCCCGAAATGCGGTTTTGATGAGTTCTCTCATATGGGTCCTGGAATACAGAAAGTAGAAGAAGCGCTCGGGAAACTTCTTCCGCAAACCAAGGTCATCAGAATGGACGCTGATACAACAAGAGGTAAGAATGCTCACTGGAATATTCTTGGCTCATTCGCAAAGGGTTCTGGAGATGTACTTCTTGGAACTCAGATGGTCGCAAAAGGTCATGATTTCCCGGGAGTAACTCTGGTTGGAATAATCGCTGCGGATATGGGACTTGCCTTCCCCGATTTTCGAGCAGCTGAAAGGACTTTCCAGCTGATCCTTCAGGTTGCCGGAAGGGCTGGCAGGGGTTCTATTCCCGGCGAGGTTGTACTGCAGACTATTGATATTGAGAACACAACCATCAGGACAGCCGCAAGACATGATTACAAAAAATTCTGGAAAGATGAAAGCAAGGTTCGTAAAGCTTTCGGATATCCGCCTTTCGGGAATCTCATCAGATTTGTCTGGAGCGGACTGGATAATGAGAAAGTCCGCAAAGCCGCACATTCAAGTGTGAAGGGAATTCAAACCCCTGCTGTAAATATTTCTTCTCCGCAGGAAGCCGCTTTCCCCAGAATCAACAGACGATGGAGATGGAGCGCACTTGCCAGATCATCATCAAGGAAATCACTGGCCGAGTTATCACGGAGAATTAGAAAACAGTTTGAAAAAATACCGCATCCGGGTGTGCGTCTGGAAGTTGATGTAGACCCTCACAACCTCCTATAG
- a CDS encoding insulinase family protein: MKIYISIILTVLAGSVSAAIPPDVEEFTLSNGIPVITRTLDNNDIEGLSLFLIGGSRALTEETQGLERFALECAMMGSIEYPGLVWRELMDETQAEWISSFNYDFSRYHLRCVKDDLSVLLSAFGDCLLNPEFSSQAVEQVRESYIQDLQEKYYSPDSWIWFVANDAFMPGHTYRNVPDGIEETIAGFTIDEIEDMLDERIRSGNILITHAGPTGSEELKEMLEDAFGDIPEGGQEYEPVEIFVVPFDTVVVQHRQIPTAYAVVKFNAPPQGHEDLLPFRAALTAVDDLLWQVLRTDYALTYATFSGTSSYQQNWGYMYVSSPRPVLACSLMAGVLADAIENPMDADVVRGTIEKSRTLESMRAASKDTQCWMMGSFEISTGDWRNAYTIFDNIEELTPEDLRDVLDKWVGNGGWGIIADTTSIPAEQLQPWSLH, translated from the coding sequence ATGAAAATATACATATCGATTATCCTGACAGTTCTTGCCGGTTCAGTTTCTGCCGCAATCCCTCCGGATGTTGAAGAATTCACTCTTTCAAATGGTATTCCGGTTATCACCCGGACACTTGATAATAACGATATTGAAGGACTCTCTCTCTTTCTGATCGGTGGATCTCGAGCCCTGACTGAAGAGACCCAGGGACTTGAACGTTTCGCCCTCGAGTGCGCGATGATGGGTTCAATTGAATACCCGGGACTTGTCTGGCGTGAGCTAATGGATGAGACACAGGCAGAATGGATCAGCAGTTTCAATTACGATTTCAGCCGATATCATCTGCGCTGCGTGAAGGACGATCTGTCTGTACTTCTATCAGCCTTCGGCGACTGCTTGCTCAACCCGGAGTTCAGCTCACAGGCAGTTGAACAGGTGCGTGAAAGTTATATTCAGGATCTTCAGGAGAAATACTACAGTCCTGACAGCTGGATCTGGTTTGTGGCAAATGATGCGTTCATGCCCGGGCACACTTACAGAAACGTGCCGGATGGAATCGAGGAAACAATTGCCGGTTTCACAATAGATGAAATTGAAGATATGCTCGATGAGAGAATTCGATCCGGTAATATTCTTATCACCCATGCTGGACCTACAGGTTCTGAGGAGCTTAAAGAAATGCTTGAGGATGCTTTTGGCGATATTCCTGAGGGTGGTCAGGAGTATGAGCCTGTAGAGATATTCGTTGTTCCATTCGATACCGTTGTAGTGCAGCACAGACAGATACCCACCGCATACGCTGTCGTGAAATTCAATGCTCCACCACAGGGACATGAGGATTTACTCCCGTTCAGGGCAGCTCTGACTGCAGTCGATGATCTGCTCTGGCAGGTTCTGAGAACTGATTATGCTCTGACCTATGCAACATTTTCCGGAACCTCGAGTTACCAGCAGAACTGGGGTTACATGTATGTCAGCTCTCCAAGACCTGTTCTGGCCTGTTCCCTGATGGCCGGAGTTCTTGCAGACGCAATCGAAAATCCGATGGATGCGGATGTCGTCAGAGGGACAATTGAGAAAAGTAGAACACTGGAAAGTATGAGGGCTGCAAGCAAGGATACTCAATGCTGGATGATGGGCAGTTTTGAAATCAGCACAGGTGACTGGCGGAATGCCTACACCATTTTTGACAATATCGAGGAATTGACTCCTGAGGATCTCAGAGATGTTCTCGATAAATGGGTTGGTAATGGGGGCTGGGGTATTATCGCTGATACCACATCCATTCCTGCCGAACAGCTTCAGCCGTGGTCTCTTCACTGA